The following are encoded in a window of Poecile atricapillus isolate bPoeAtr1 chromosome 3, bPoeAtr1.hap1, whole genome shotgun sequence genomic DNA:
- the DSTN gene encoding destrin: protein MASGVQVADEVCRIFYDMKVRKCSTPEEIKKRKKAVIFCLSPDKKCIIVEEGKEILVGDVGVTVTDPFKHFVQMLPEKDCRYALYDASFETKESKKEELMFFLWAPEQAPLKSKMIYASSKDAIKKKFQGIKHECQANGPEDLNRACIAEKLGGSLVVAFEGSPV, encoded by the exons ATG GCCTCCGGAGTACAAGTGGCCGATGAGGTCTGCCGTATCTTCTATGACATGAAAGTGCGGAAGTGCTCCACGCCGGAGGAAAtcaagaagaggaagaaggctGTCATCTTCTGCCTCAGTCCAGACAAAAAGTGCATTATTGTGGAGGAAGGCAAAGAGATTCTGGTGGGAGATGTCGGAGTGACAGTCACCGACCCTTTCAAGCACTTTGTGCAGATGCTTCCTGAGAAGGATTGCCGCTATGCCTTGTATGATGCAAGCTTCGAGACCAAGGAATCCAAAAAAGAAGAGCTGATGTTTTTCTTGTG GGCACCAGAACAAGCACCTCTCAAAAGTAAGATGATCTACGCAAGCTCCAAGGATGCAATCAAAAAGAAGTTTCAAG GCATAAAGCATGAATGCCAAGCAAATGGGCCAGAGGACCTGAACCGAGCTTGCATTGCTGAGAAGCTAGGAGGCTCCCTAGTCGTAGCTTTTGAAGGAAGTCCCGTGTAG